AGGGTGACGCGCACGGCGTCGGCGAGCGTGTTGAGACCACGCTCGAGGCCGCGTCGGGCCTCCTCGTCGAATGCGATCATCTTTGCCATTGCTGTCTCGTCCCTCCTGGAACACGTCGACACGTCTGTTGGCACTCGGCGGTCCTGAGTGCCAGGGAGAGTCTGGCACTCAGGGCACGCGAGTGCAAGCGAGCGCGACGCGCAGCGCCGGCGTTCGCCGAGGGCCTACGAGACGCTCGCGGAGCCCTCGTTCGGCACGAGCTCGACCCACGTGTTGCCCGGCGTCAGCACGACCGGCTGGCCCGCAGCATCCACGATCTGGATGGGGGTCGCGATGTCGGGCTTCGACCACGTCACGGGCACCCACGAGCAGCCGCTCGCGACGAACCCCTCGCCCGAGTAGCCCTCGAGCATGGTCTGCGGGATGTTGCCGTTGGGGATGACCTGCACGCGCAGGACGACGACGTTGGCGGCGGTGAGCTGGTTGCCGTTCGCGTCGAGGTCGGCGACGCCCTGCTGGCCGCGGGCCCAGCGGCCCGTGCCGGCGTCGCAGCCCCACTGGCGCGACTGCCCCTGCGAGAACGCGAGGGCGAGCTGCGACGCGGGGCCGCCCGTCGTCTGCGACGTCGGCGTGGTCTCGTCGTCGGAGTAGGCGAACTGCGGCTGCGGCGGGGCGAGCTGCGCGTTGTCGGCCTGCAGCTGCGCGGCCTGCAGGATCACGTTGTGCGGTGCCGCGTGGGGGCCGCCGCGCGAGTAGTACGCGTCGTAGGTGCCGCCGCCGTGGATGACGCTCGTCGACGTGCTCACCGCCTGCATCGCTGCGACGAAGTGGGGCTGGCCGCCCGAGAACGCGATCATGCCGCCGAACGGGCCGGCGATGCCCGGATCCATCGGGCGGATCGAGCGCACGGGGCCGATCTGCTGCGGCACGTTCGAGTGCCACACGGCGACGTAGCGGGT
The sequence above is a segment of the Agrococcus jejuensis genome. Coding sequences within it:
- a CDS encoding DUF3048 domain-containing protein; translation: MRASRATRTVAILMVAAGLLTACGGDPEPSASPSPSDSETPTPTPTPTPEPEPITAPLTGVEVAAEIQLPAILAKIDDHPDARAQFGLEATDIVYEELVEGGLTRYVAVWHSNVPQQIGPVRSIRPMDPGIAGPFGGMIAFSGGQPHFVAAMQAVSTSTSVIHGGGTYDAYYSRGGPHAAPHNVILQAAQLQADNAQLAPPQPQFAYSDDETTPTSQTTGGPASQLALAFSQGQSRQWGCDAGTGRWARGQQGVADLDANGNQLTAANVVVLRVQVIPNGNIPQTMLEGYSGEGFVASGCSWVPVTWSKPDIATPIQIVDAAGQPVVLTPGNTWVELVPNEGSASVS